A genomic region of Oncorhynchus mykiss isolate Arlee chromosome 2, USDA_OmykA_1.1, whole genome shotgun sequence contains the following coding sequences:
- the LOC110501156 gene encoding uncharacterized protein LOC110501156, which translates to MVGARITRMDTNYRESISPVERLAICLRFLATGDSYRTIGFSFRVGRSTVAGIVPSVAQVIWDCLVGEYMPVPKEEAIAAEILERWNFPNCLGSIDGKHVVILAPPCSGSQFYNYKGTYSVVLLAVVDAIYCFRVVDVGAYDKGGDGVTLRDSAFGQALQDGTLEIPPPASLPGAEDLGPVPHVFDGDEAFPLRPNLTRPSL; encoded by the exons ATGGTTGGAGCCAGGATCACCCGGATGGATACCAACTACCGGGAGTCCATCAGCCCAGTTGAACGCCTGGCGATTTGTCTCCG atttttggcgACAGGGGACTCCTACAGGACCATAGGATTCAGCTTCCGAGTTGGACGGTCCACGGTGGCAGGCATTGTCCCTTCTGTGGCACAAGTCATTTGGGACTGTCTGGTTGGTGAATACATGCCTGTCCCCAAGGAGGAAGCCATCGCTGCCGAGATCCTGGAGAGGTGGAATTTCCCCAACTGTCTTGGCTCCATTGACGGGAAACATGTAGTAATCCTGGCTCCACCTTGCTCAGGTTCGCAATTCTACAACTACAAGGGTACATATTCAGTTGTACTCTTGGCTGTAGTAGATGCCATCTACTGTTTCCGTGTTGTCGATGTTGGTGCTTACGACAAGGGAGGTGATGGTGTGACCCTCCGGGACTCTGCCTTCGGCCAGGCACTTCAGGATGGCACCCTGGAGATTCCACCACCTGCATCACTCCCTGGAGCTGAAGACCTGGGACCTGTTCCCCACGTCTTCGACGGCGACGAGGCCTTCCCTTTAAGACCCAACCTCACGAGGCCTTCCCTTTAA
- the LOC118936890 gene encoding P2Y purinoceptor 1-like, which produces MGNNQHQPPERAFCDLSSPGQEGIRVVQLYLMPAFFLGVLILGLPLNLLSLWIFFQRLKRWSRSSVLLFNLAMADTLWLLALPFLIHYHLNGLHWGLGVSLCKTLRLLYHNYFYLSIFFVSCVSVDRYLAIVHPLRSVVLLGRRQTCFLCAVIWAISMVISVPVAHMTLLQHCPGDNNRTVCTLYMLLDDTEESLPYSICCTTIGFLFPLNSICYCCLRSIRELRLRSRRPQVHLHKNKGRRLRLTRVLTAVLTLFALFYLPYHLSRNAAIVMHAMYLGRPAFWQPVVAISFQALAVGFSGFAISGQ; this is translated from the exons CCCCCAGAACGGGCCTTCTGTGACCTGTCCTCTCCGGGGCAGGAGGGCATCAGGGTGGTCCAGCTCTACCTGATGCCAGCCTTCTTCCTGGGGGTGTTGATACTGGGTCTCCCCCTcaacctgctctctctctggatcttcTTCCAACGCCTGAAACGCTGGtccag gaGTAGTGTCCTGCTCTTCAACCTGGCCATGGCTGACACCCTTTGGCTGCTGGCTCTACCCTTCCTCATTCACTACCACCTAAACG GTCTCCACTGGGGTCTGG GTGTGTCGCTCTGCAAGACCCTTCGGTTGCTCTACCACAACTACTTCTACCTCAGCATCTTCTTCGTTTCCTGCGTTAGCGTGGACCGCTATCTCGCCATCGTCCACCCGCTGCGCTCTGTGGTGTTACTCGGCCGCCGGCAGACCTGTTTCCTCTGTGCCGTTATCTGGGCGATTTCCATGGTGATAAGTGTCCCTGTAGCTCACATGACTTTGCTACAACATTGCCCCGGAGACAATAATCGTACCGTGTGTACCCTGTATATGTTACTGGACGACACTGAGGAGAGCCTACCCTACTCAATCTGCTGTACCACCATCGGCTTCCTCTTCCCTCTAAACTCCATCTGTTACTGTTGCCTCCGCAG CATCAGGGAGCTGCGCCTCCGCAGCCGCcggccacaggtacacctccacaaAAACAAGGGGCGACGTCTCCGTCTGACCCGCGTGTTGACCGCCGTGCTGACCCTCTTTGCCCTGTTCTACCTGCCCTACCACCTAAGCAGGAACGCGGCCATCGTGATGCATGCCATGTACCTGGGCAGGCCGGCGTTCTGGCAGCCC GTTGTGGCCATCTCTTTCCAGGCCCTGGCAGTCGGCTTCAGTGGCTTTGCTATATCAG GCCAGTGA